Proteins from a genomic interval of Bacillota bacterium:
- a CDS encoding glutaconate CoA-transferase, with the protein MNVQNKVMTLEEAISKFVRDGDCIAFGGFVTNKKPYAA; encoded by the coding sequence ATGAACGTTCAAAACAAAGTCATGACCCTGGAAGAAGCCATTAGTAAGTTTGTTCGTGATGGCGACTGCATCGCATTCGGCGGTTTCGTGACCAATAAGAAACCGTACGCGGCGG